A region from the Malus domestica chromosome 07, GDT2T_hap1 genome encodes:
- the LOC103439472 gene encoding probable inactive purple acid phosphatase 29, translating into MKRDREVLRSPFLAAVVAAALLPIWVLAAAKQQNHHLQRGIGDKKLTFGTDGQFKILQVADMHYGNGKTTPCKNVLPSQFATCSDLNTTAFVRRMIEAEKPNLIVFTGDNIYGFDVTNAAKSLNEAFAPAIASNIPWAAVLGNHDQQSDLSREGVMKHIVGLKNTLAQVNPLDQDAIDGFGNYNLEVAGVEGFSFENKSVLNLYFLDSGDYSTVPSIGRYGWIKPSQQYWFERTSAKLQKAYMSKPLPQKAPAPGIAYFHIPLPEFASFDSSNFTGVKQEGISSASVNSGFFTTMVAAGDVKAVFIGHDHLNDFCGELTGINLCYAGGFGYHAYGKAGWDRRARVVVANLEKTVKGGWGAVKSIKTWKRLDDEHLTAIDGQVLWSKSSVGMRRKKPVGGN; encoded by the exons ATGAAGAGGGACAGGGAGGTGCTAAGGAGTCCATTTTTAGCGGCGGTTGTGGCGGCGGCGCTGCTGCCGATATGGGTTTTGGCTGCCGCAAAACAACAGAACCACCACCTCCAACGAGGAATTGGGGATAAGAAGCTGACGTTTGGGACAGATGGGCAGTTTAAGATTCTGCAAGTGGCGGATATGCACTACGGCAATGGCAAGACTACGCCTTGTAAGAATGTGCTGCCGTCCCAGTTTGCAACTTGCTCTGACCTCAACACCACCGCCTTTGTACGCCGCATGATCGAGGCGGAGAAGCCGAATCTCATCGTCTTCACCG GAGATAACATATACGGGTTTGATGTCACGAATGCTGCTAAATCTTTGAACGAGGCGTTCGCCCCAGCAATCGCGTCCAACATCCCGTGGGCAGCTGTGTTGGGGAACCATGATCAGCAATCCGACCTCTCGAGGGAAGGGGTAATGAAACACATAGTTGGGTTGAAGAACACTCTGGCTCAAGTTAATCCTTTAGACCAAGATGCTATTGATGGTTTTGGGAACTATAACCTAGAAGTCGCCGGAGTTGAGGGCTTTAGTTTTGAAAACAAATCGGTTCTCAATCTTTACTTTCTTGACAGCGGAGATTACTCTACGGTTCCCTCCATAGGTCGCTATGGTTGGATCAAACCCTCCCAACAATATTGGTTTGAACGAACTTCTGCAAAGCTTCAG AAAGCATACATGAGCAAGCCCCTACCCCAGAAAGCGCCTGCGCCAGGGATCGCATACTTTCACATACCATTGCCGGAATTTGCTAGTTTTGACTCATCAAACTTTACAGGAGTGAAACAAGAAGGCATTAGCTCTGCTTCTGTGAACTCGGGCTTCTTCACAACCATGGTTGCAGCAGGAGATGTGAAGGCAGTGTTCATAGGCCATGATCACCTCAATGACTTCTGTGGGGAGCTAACTGGTATAAACCTTTGTTATGCTGGGGGATTTGGATACCATGCTTATGGGAAGGCTGGATGGGATAGGAGAGCAAGGGTGGTGGTAGCAAACTTAGAGAAAACGGTTAAGGGAGGTTGGGGAGCGGTCAAGTCAATCAAAACATGGAAACGCCTTGATGATGAGCACCTCACTGCTATCGATGGTCAGGTTCTCTGGAGCAAGAGCTCTGTGG GTATGCGTAGAAAGAAACCTGTTGGCGGTAACTGA
- the LOC103439497 gene encoding probable LRR receptor-like serine/threonine-protein kinase At3g47570 — protein sequence MVVIYNLLKDHTVKEISFADWNSPPIDEHVDNDEVNHPSVNEVDEDGREINKIFEPRVEHQVKIVYVKETLEFMNEVLFGPRLEMVFGHRAVFGLWPSSPLVGDGLAGSNETDKLALLEFKARITSDPFGIMTSWNETIHFCHWYGVTCGHRHKRITMLKLRSLKLGGSISPHVGNLSFLRVFSLINNSFRHQIPPEIGRMRRLQRLVLQNNSLSGEIPANLSGCSKLNRIYVGFNSLEGSIPKELGTLSKLKEFVIDFNNFRGRIPFSFANLSSLEVIATLFNNFGGSIPDIFGRLTNLYFLGLDENEFSGMFPSSVFNLSSLETFAAVENKLHGTFPSNLGIAYPRLQTFAIGLNQFSGTIPVSISNASNLFELGLGSNQLHGEVPSLKNLHKLGRFNLAYNHLVSGGIGDDLSFLCDLTNATLLQSLYIHSNKFRGTLPQCIANLSSSLVSFSIAENDIFGTIPNGMENLHNLESLMIFSNQFAGPIPPKIGKLPKLYQVGMAMNSLSGNVPSSFGNLSRLTNLYLEDNNLQGSIPSSLAECHNLEILSLSRNNLSGTISPEVIGFGGLSSSYIFVDLSRNHFTGFVPKEVGHLINLEHFDVSGNMLSGEIPASLGSCKIIQYLDMQENFFQGTIPSDMSSLRGIEFLSLARNNLSGTIPKFLEQFTFLQSLNLSYNNLEGVIPTKGVFQNATATSVQGNTKLCGGIPEFKLPKCKFRHSSKRGLSLTLKLIISLLCGLSGVTFSLAFLYVCCFQRVKKEHPSSDSEIFPKMSYQSLLKATDGFSSANLIGTGSFGSVYKGLLDQGETIIAIKVLNLFAHGASKSFTAECEALKNIRHRNLVKVLSTCSGSDYRGCDFKALIYEYMVNGSLDEWLHPTQTSIETNERPQSLTFSQRLNIAMDVAMALDYLHHQCHVPIVHCDLKPSNVLLNDDMIGHVGDFGLARFLPKTPEDGFGNQSSSIEVKGTIGYTPPEYGMGHEVWTQGDVYSYGILLLEMFTGKRPTSDLFQGTSNLHNFVKAALPKHVVEIVDPVLVQEKEEGETSADQCFTKASTKIHIKFEEGLISILEIGLACSAELPRERLDITDAVAEMCRIRNKLRSDKMLD from the exons ATGGTTGTGATTTACAATCTGTTAAAAGATCACACTGTCAAAGAAATTAGTTTCGCCGATTGGAATTCACCACCAATTGATGAGCATGTTGATAACGATGAAGTCAACCATccttctgtaaatgaagttgaTGAGGATGGTAGAGAG ATCAATAAGATTTTTGAACCTAGGGTTGAGCACCAAGTCAAGATTGTGTATGTGAAGGAAACTTTAGAGTTTATGAACGAGGTG ctctttggccctcggttggagatggtttttggtCACAGGGCTGTGTTTGGCTTATGGCCCTCTAgccccttggttggagatg GCCTCGCCGGATCAAATGAGACAGATAAACTGGCCTTGCTTGAATTCAAGGCCAGGATAACCAGTGACCCCTTTGGTATCATGACTTCATGGAACGAAACCATCCACTTTTGCCATTGGTACGGTGTTACATGTGGTCACCGCCACAAGAGGATCACAATGTTGAAGTTGCGGTCCTTGAAACTTGGAGGCTCTATATCACCACATGTTGGAAATTTGAGCTTCCTCAGAGTGTTTAGTCTCATAAACAACAGCTTCCGCCATCAAATTCCTCCAGAAATTGGCCGCATGCGCAGGCTGCAACGTTTGGTATTGCAAAATAATTCATTGAGTGGAGAAATTCCCGCTAATTTATCAGGTTGCTCAAAACTCAACCGGATATATGTTGGCTTCAATTCGTTAGAAGGTAGTATCCCTAAGGAGCTTGGCACCTTGTCAAAGCTAAAAGAATTTGTTATTGACTTCAACAACTTTAGAGGAAGAATCCCCTTCTCTTTTGCCAATTTGTCATCTCTTGAAGTGATTGCTACACtttttaataattttggtgGCAGTATTCCAGATATCTTTGGTCGACTGACCAATCTTTATTTTCTTGGATTGGATGAAAATGAATTTTCTGGTATGTTCCCTTCCTCAGttttcaatctctcttctctcgaAACCTTTGCTGCCGTAGAAAACAAACTTCATGGCACTTTTCCTTCAAACTTAGGCATTGCCTATCCAAGACTGCAAACCTTTGCCATTGGTTTGAATCAATTCAGTGGAACTATTCCCGTTTCAATATCTAATGCCTCTAATCTATTTGAGCTAGGACTCGGATCTAATCAATTGCATGGAGAAGTTCCCTCTTTGAAAAATTTACACAAGCTCGGGAGGTTTAATCTTGCTTATAACCATCTTGTAAGCGGGGGAATTGGTGATGACTTGAGCTTTCTCTGCGATCTGACTAATGCCACCCTTTTACAATCTTTGTATATCCATTCAAACAAATTTCGTGGTACGTTGCCTCAATGCATAGCCAACCTATCTTCTTCTCTTGTATCTTTTTCTATAGCCGAGAATGATATATTTGGCACTATCCCAAATGGGATGGAAAATCTGCATAACCTGGAAAGCCTAATGATATTTAGCAACCAGTTTGCAGGTCCCATCCCCCCCAAAATAGGAAAGCTCCCCAAATTATATCAAGTTGGTATGGCCATGAACTCTCTCTCTGGGAATGTTCCATCCTCTTTCGGAAATTTAAGTCGATTAACTAATCTATATCTAGAGGATAACAACCTTCAAGGCAGCATCCCTTCAAGTTTGGCCGAGTGTCACAACTTGGAGATCTTATCTCTTAGCAGAAACAATTTAAGTGGTACCATATCTCCTGAAGTCATTGGTTTTGGTGGTCTGTCTTCTTCGTATATTTTTGTGGATTTATCTCGAAATCATTTTACTGGCTTTGTTCCCAAGGAAGTCGGACATTTGATAAATCTAGAGCATTTTGATGTTTCCGGAAACATGTTATCTGGTGAGATTCCAGCAAGTCTTGGAAGTTGCAAAATCATACAATATCTTGACATGCAAGAAAACTTCTTCCAAGGGACAATTCCATCAGATATGAGTTCACTAAGAGGTATTGAATTCTTATCTCTCGCTCGCAACAACTTGTCAGGCACaattccaaaattcttggagCAATTTACATTTCTACAATCTTTGAATTTGTCTTATAACAATTTAGAGGGAGTCATACCAACTAAAGGAGTTTTTCAGAATGCAACTGCCACATCAGTCCAAGGGAATACAAAGCTCTGTGGGGGCATACCAGAGTTTAAATTGCCAAAATGCAAATTTCGACATTCCAGCAAGAGAGGGTTGAGCCTAACCTTGAAACTGATAATCTCTCTCCTTTGCGGGCTTTCTGGAGTCACTTTTTCATTGGCGTTTTTGTACGTTTGTTGCTTTCAGAGGGTAAAGAAGGAGCATCCTTCAAGTGATTCTGAAATTTTTCCAAAGATGTCTTACCAAAGTCTTCTTAAAGCTACTGACGGATTCTCTTCTGCCAACTTGATTGGTACAGGAAGTTTTGGGTCAGTTTACAAAGGATTACTTGATCAAGGGGAAACAATCATTGCCATCAAGGTACTCAACCTTTTTGCTCATGGGGCTTCCAAAAGTTTTACAGCCGAGTGTGAGGCCTTGAAAAATATTAGACACCGCAACCTTGTGAAGGTACTTTCTACATGCTCAGGATCTGACTATCGTGGTTGTGATTTTAAGGCTTTAATTTATGAGTACATGGTGAATGGGAGCTTAGATGAATGGTTGCATCCAACTCAGACAAGTATTGAGACGAATGAGAGGCCACAGAGCTTAACTTTTTCTCAGAGGTTGAACATTGCTATGGATGTTGCAATGGCATTGGATTATCTCCATCATCAGTGTCACGTGCCAATAGTTCATTGTGACCTTAAACCCAGCAATGTTCTTCTCAATGATGATATGATTGGACATGTAGGTGACTTTGGGTTGGCGAGATTCCTTCCAAAAACTCCTGAAGATGGTTTTGGTAATCAATCAAGCTCCATCGAAGTAAAAGGAACAATCGGGTATACTCCTCCAG AGTATGGTATGGGACATGAAGTGTGGACACAAGGTGACGTGTACAGTTACGGCATCCTCTTGCTGGAAATGTTTACTGGAAAGAGGCCAACCAGTGACTTGTTTCAAGGAACTTCAAATCTCCACAACTTTGTCAAGGCAGCTCTGCCTAAGCACGTGGTAGAGATTGTGGATCCTGTTCTTGTTCAGGAAAAAGAGGAAGGGGAGACGAGCGCAGACCAATGTTTTACTAAGGCTAGCACAAAGAtccacatcaaatttgaagaaggCTTGATTTCAATTTTGGAAATCGGCCTTGCCTGCTCTGCAGAGTTGCCTAGAGAAAGATTGGACATCACTGATGCTGTGGCTGAGATGTGTCGGATCAGAAACAAACTTCGATCCGATAAAATGTTGGATTAG